Proteins encoded together in one Candidatus Zixiibacteriota bacterium window:
- a CDS encoding tetratricopeptide repeat protein, translated as MESWQDLLNRADSLCDIYEYDSALSLCRIAIKEVHNELSREDTVAAAIMDRLASSFMRVAGNSAGQIADTLIRKELAIWEKTLGPDHPKIADILMKLGINTGSIGSLSETEEVYKRAIMIREKTLGPEHIDVGRALINLAGVYSFYTRYAESESLYIKGIEIEKKALGLSDLEVLWSMLYLGKLYLRQSFYEKAKMQVEKVLGAIRYNPESVASLDRKEIYLVSIVLNILAAAYFVEERYLDAISYEKQSLAISELISGPMSLSAARSLANLGSLYTMQGNYTAAESLLLRALEIENKTLGSTTTDQSAYIYRYLADLYRGQRRFQEAEAYYRLALSITESSAGPDHPEIANDLNGLFNLYCDQDKLSDAEQLLLRMIRIDEGAFGKDGRSYILDCLKLARLKQDQAKYAEADSIYQDIVGGLQDTLGAKSLNTASCYYGIAELRYAENRLAEAENMFNRALAILENNSYANPYVLGSCLLGRARLYNALGNKSASLRDAYKAYLIRRDSVMSILVWKLVYPFFHLFRLLFVSCF; from the coding sequence ATGGAAAGCTGGCAGGATCTATTGAATAGAGCAGACTCATTGTGCGACATATATGAATATGATTCAGCGCTCTCTCTATGCAGAATCGCGATAAAAGAAGTGCACAATGAGCTTTCCCGGGAAGATACCGTCGCGGCGGCCATAATGGACCGTCTTGCTTCTTCCTTTATGAGAGTTGCGGGCAATTCTGCAGGTCAGATTGCTGATACTTTAATCAGAAAGGAATTGGCAATCTGGGAAAAGACCTTGGGACCCGATCACCCAAAGATCGCCGATATTTTGATGAAATTAGGCATTAATACTGGGAGTATAGGGAGTCTTTCAGAAACTGAAGAGGTCTATAAAAGAGCGATAATGATTAGAGAGAAGACTCTAGGGCCAGAACATATTGATGTTGGGCGCGCTCTTATCAACTTGGCAGGCGTTTATAGTTTTTATACTCGATATGCTGAAAGCGAATCGCTATATATAAAGGGGATTGAAATAGAAAAAAAGGCACTGGGATTAAGTGATCTGGAAGTCTTATGGTCTATGCTTTATCTTGGTAAATTATACTTGCGGCAATCATTCTATGAAAAGGCCAAGATGCAAGTAGAAAAAGTATTAGGGGCAATAAGATATAATCCCGAATCAGTGGCTTCATTGGACAGAAAAGAAATATATTTAGTAAGCATAGTGCTCAACATACTTGCGGCTGCTTATTTTGTCGAAGAAAGATATTTAGATGCAATTTCGTATGAAAAACAATCTCTTGCCATAAGTGAATTAATTTCTGGCCCGATGAGTCTCTCGGCTGCGAGAAGTCTGGCAAACCTTGGTTCTCTTTATACAATGCAAGGCAATTATACTGCAGCAGAATCTCTATTACTTAGGGCGCTGGAAATAGAAAATAAAACGTTGGGTTCAACAACCACTGATCAGTCAGCATATATATATCGGTATTTGGCAGACTTGTATCGAGGACAGCGGAGATTTCAAGAAGCGGAAGCGTATTACAGACTTGCTTTGTCAATTACAGAAAGCTCCGCGGGTCCTGACCATCCGGAAATTGCCAATGATCTTAACGGCCTTTTTAATTTATACTGTGATCAGGATAAGCTTAGCGATGCAGAGCAATTGCTTTTAAGGATGATAAGGATAGATGAAGGAGCATTTGGGAAAGATGGCAGGAGTTACATACTTGATTGCCTAAAATTGGCCCGCCTGAAACAAGACCAGGCAAAGTATGCGGAAGCAGATTCTATTTATCAAGATATAGTAGGAGGTCTACAGGATACGCTTGGGGCTAAGAGCCTAAATACGGCTTCTTGTTACTATGGCATAGCGGAGCTTCGTTATGCCGAGAATAGATTGGCTGAAGCGGAGAACATGTTTAATAGGGCTTTAGCGATCTTGGAGAATAATTCTTATGCTAATCCATATGTGTTAGGGTCGTGTTTATTGGGCCGAGCCAGATTGTATAATGCACTCGGCAACAAATCGGCTTCTCTTAGGGATGCCTACAAAGCGTATTTAATTCGGAGAGATTCGGTAATGTCAATATTAGTGTGGAAATTGGTATATCCTTTTTTTCATTTATTTAGGCTGCTTTTTGTATCATGTTTTTGA